Below is a genomic region from Vanessa tameamea isolate UH-Manoa-2023 chromosome 14, ilVanTame1 primary haplotype, whole genome shotgun sequence.
aatatattttaatctaataatatttttttttatcgaaatgtaaaaccttttttcatTTGCTACatgtaatagtattttaataaaaaaagaatgggCCTTAAACTTAATGCTGGGTAATATTTTCGTGCTTTCTTAAGGAGATAATTcagaacttattccaccacgctgccccatGCGGATcggtgaatatatatatatatatatgtggacGAATTTGATCCAATACATTATGCAGGtttacctcacgatgttctccttcaacATCGAGCGCGACATGTTATTGTTAACACAAATCATGCACGTGAAAACTCAGATTGGACCCGCAATCTTCagttgaaattaatttgttcTAATTAAACTAATCGTGTATTGGTGTgagttacattattataatatacagtcGCGAGGGATTGACGCTAACGCGTTTTCAAGGTAGCGTCGTTTCTAGAAACTTCGTCACCTTTTTACGTCTTTTCTGCACGTTTGAGTGGAACGAGACCATTTTATGcggattaaaatgatattaatgtcGCAGTAACATTTTTAGTTACTGACATTTATAGAGTTTTTTAAGTTGTGTATTATTAGAAAgtatcgtttatttataaatgtaaatgtatatatattatgtaaagagTTTTAGAATGTCAAAATgtacaaagttaaataaagatttttttatataaataaagccaTTTGCCGGTGTACCTCACTGTGGCATTCTACGTGGTGGTACAACATCTCCATTACGCATAGCACGTTAGATAAATAACCTACTAAAAGTATAACTAGGAacgtataaataacaaaagtagcATTTTGCCTTTTAATAAGATCACTGATCATTCACACAGAACGCGTCGGTGGATAACTGATGAATGAACtcagaattataataaaaacatctgGTATAATAAGTAATACTGGTTGTACGAGTAATTCATCAGAAATTGTTTCATTCGTAACGACCCAAAATAATTGTTCTCatgatattatttgaaaagCGAAGCTACGTTAAGTACAAATGGAGTTTCCAACTACAAATAGAATGTTCTTCATACCTGAAGTAAAATGAAACGCTCGTTTTCCTTCCGGTCTTTACTTTTTAACAGAGATTTACTGCTATGAATGCCTAAAGGTTGAATAGAAAAAGCAACGTTGCGATTACTTAAGCTGTCATATACCTACTTTTCGTGATACCGAATAGGatgaaatactttttcttttcgttattacataatcatatacatttttatgtatctttgtaacattaaacttgaattgataaaataaaaagtattgttacCGTAGCTAAAATATGAGCACATAATTTTAAAGCTAATTTATTTTGTCGATAATTTCAtgatattaaaagataattatgtttattaaaattaagtatattactttgtatttacGCTTGATTTCTCTTGAGAAAAGACCTATTATGCAcaagtaatgaaataaaataattgatatattatgtacgtTAATTGAAAAATTCATATGGCTGAAAATTTTCAACTAACTAACACAATCTtataattaacacaaaatatttaacaatttacattCGATAAGGTTAATTTAAACTgactcttattatttttaaaaacagaatgaattttcataattgttcttttgaataaagttaaaaaataaatgataaggaAAATAACATTAGAAGATTTAACACTCCGCCCCATCGGTGACAGAAGGACTCATTCATTGCAGAATAAAGAATTACTTTTCAAGAAATTacgttacaattttaatatgtattctgTTCgaacacattttataattatatttttaaaattatttattttgttaaattattttatattatcataactatattaaatgaacattATTGATTAGGTTTCAAGGTTCTTATTAATCCGAGTTAAGCTGTTAAAGCagctattgaaaataaaatataaacgtttttcaACCATGTCATTAATCACGTTCAAACACGactagttattaatttttataattttcaattttcaacgAAAATTACGAGAATAAGCaattgaacaaattaaaaaataaacattagtagttgattttaaaataaaccagcTACAATAGAGTTGTTCAGACAAAAGACGCAAGCAAGCTAACtacatttatgtttacaattcaaAACGTGTTCGTTGATGAATGAggatatcgtgaggaaacctgcagcTGCAAACTGCTGTGTCGGAGTAATTCTGAAACTTGTATTTCAGCCAATCCGCAGTGGAGCTTCGTGACGTATTAGAAAAGAGCCTTCGTATATTTACGTTACTTTACTTGTTCTTGTAAACTTCTTGTAaactagtaaattattatttttataagatgaGAGCTGACGTAAttaataggtttattttaaaaaaatatattgacaagaAGTTAAATAACCTTAACGTTGAATATAATGGTTAAGTGTGATTAGACCAATTAATCAAATCAGTTAGGTGTTaactatatttaacattatgtaTATAACGTAACATCTATTGTCGCacacatatacaataataaataagaaaactaCTGGCTATGTTTACACGACAAAAGACCGAAGTTCAATTgaattttacaatcaataaaagTAACCgatgtattgtaaatatatgtatgtatgttaaatgCCGATGACGATTactaatgtaaaacaaaattataataatttattttgtatcaggAGAGCAAAGTATGGTATACGTTCCTATATGCCCTGATTATGTTATAACTTTAATACGTGCAAAATGAGGTAATGCTAAACATGCTTTATTTTCTTTCGTTATTTTTCATCaaagtgtttatataaatggttTTTCCAACTTGTAGTTGCTGCGATAAATAATGTTTGGAATTTATTTGAGCGTAATAATAAGCTTTTGATAACGTGTAATGTGTTCTAAGTTCAAAAAGAACAGattgcattaaattttatagcaaCATTTCTACACGATTTAGAACAATGAGTAGTTTATTAACTATGTATCAATGTTTCCTTATTCCTGTCGAATACTTTAATTTCAGTGTCTGAAAATAAgcgaattgttatttaaatagtgtAACAAAGTTTAGATTTTAAATCTGTGCATATcctttaatgtataaatattcagtCAAAAAGCCGAAAGACGgagaagatatttataaaaaaacatcttaagaCAAGAATGTATgaagaaatatatacaaaaataacacataatatattccaTTTTAAGGGGCAACATGTTCCGCAAAATTAACAGCACATGAAAATAAACAATCCATCCTAAAATCACAGTTTCTGGTGGCCGACTTAGATTCTTACGACGAGTCAGAGTATCTATACTACTACTTGTTATAGCAGTAGTGACTCCTTACCAGCAAGTATCCTATTTGCCTATTtactcttatataataaatttattcagatAGGCtcttacagttttttttttaaatcaagtcATTAGACaaggttaatttaatttcatgctACCGCTCGTTTGAAATATTGATTCTTCCAAGAAAAATCGGCAAGTTACCCtttttcaatcaaaaacaaTTTCCATGTTAATAACcctataaagttatatttatatatcccgTGTGACcttcaagaaatattaacaccaTGTTCTTTTGGCAATTATGTAATCCTGAACAGtctaatatgccttattttgtttttaaaattagttctaAATTTTAGGCAAATGCAAAATGATGGTggcaatatttatagaatataaactGATACTTACAGGCGGAACGCATCACAAGCACTAAACTGTCagattagtaatatttttatcatattactcTCTCatcttaaaaataagtattgttgAGAGAATTTTACATCATTTCCGATAAAATCGTTACGCATATgactattgatatattttaccaAGTACCtacttctattttataaatcaatattcaaaTGCTCATGTTGGTAAGTTAAGGTCTTTGCGGAAAGCCgttgattgtaattaattttcgtCCGATCTAAGAAATCGCCGGAGGGCcgaattgacatttttttttattcgtcgcCCTTCAGGAAGATGCTTAACGAATGAATAATTCTAGgtatttttcgttaaatttaaatgggaccaccataatctgtaaaaaaatacaacaaccGGTTTAAGATCATAGCGAAAATAGCATGtgtcgtataatatatacatatatgcactAAAAACAGCTAAATTGAAAAGCTTCTGCTTTTTTGGAAAGTCGACAAAAAACGCGAATGGCATACGTGATAAAAATGAAACGTCAGAAACATCTTATTTATAACACACatatagaaatgttttatttaaaattttacttgaattttCACTCAAATCGCGACCAAGAAGGTTTTactacagtaaaataaataagtttagcAGTACAAcatttaagtgtttttatttaaaatagtttaaaattaaaaataacctcTGGTTTGGTACCACCgattcatatattctaccacaaatGTACAATGTTTGTGTTCGAGTTTGAAGGGTcgaatgaaccagtgtaattataggctcAAGTGgcataactcaaaataaaatatagggtAATTGAAAAAgagaatattaacatattttatgtacgtagtAATTGTAAGGGACCTCCCTCCCTCCCTCCCTCTCAAACTGATAAaagataatgtttaataataacattcctCAGCTAAGTAGAAAACAATACAAAAgcgattaattttttattttatacgaatacataatataaatataattaaataatatatgtatgtgtaaaatGACTGTATATAAATCTAacgatatttattaacaaaaagatttaaattttataattgcagTTTCGGTTTGGCTGCCAAAAAATCTTTTCGCAATGCACTATTTTTCTTCTCTGTACCTGCATTCATTTCCTTGCAACCTAAATACAGCGCTTCCTGCTTTTCGTGAATATAATATCATTCTATCCTTTACAAAATCGTTTCATTTGTTTAGTATGTccatatgtgttttttttagatccttacatatgaaattagcgttttgtcgtactgaccaTTTTGatctgaaattttaaatttttttggttaagaattccgaattcaaatttataaattcatttagctggtaaatttgagttttgaaaacagtcattcatttgtGTTTTCctcattctttttattttattaccgcaacatggaaaacatgaaatatcgctatatttacgagtacgaaTTCTACCGTGGCACAagtgctgcagaaacagctcgaaggatAGATGAGGGTACGGCGCTGGTGTCGTAAAAGAAAGCACGGTACGATTTTggtttcaacgttttcgttctggaaatttcgaccttcagaaACAATCCCGTAGACGGCCGGAGACCAACGcagaaaataaagaattaaaggCTATTGTGGAAGCGAATTCATCACAAAACACTTCAAAGATAGCTGCAGGCGTCGGGGAAAGTGATGAAACTGTATTAATACACTTGAAGCAAATCGGGAAAGTGAAAAAACTTGAACGATGGGTACctcatgaattgagtgaatcgaacttgcaaacacgcgtcaactgctgtgttactttgctcaaccgacattataatgaagggattttaaatcgaatcattacttgTAATGAAAAAATGAACTACTACTACTGTATGATAATCGGAAGCGCTCGCTGCAATGGCTGAACCCTGGAGACCTAGCCAAATCCTGCCCTAAACGAAAATTGACTCAGAAAAAGAGTTACTTGTGAGTGTTTGGTGGACTAGCGCCGGTGTCATTCACTACAGCTTTCTCAAATCTGGCCAAATGATTATGTTAAACATCGCTTGTCAGCAACTGCAAATCATGAAGAAAGAACTAGTTGCTAACAACCGAGATTGGTCAATCACTCTAGGCTactgctgcttcacgacaacgcaagaCCACACTGCCCACACTGACCACACTGCACAACAAAAAAAcactaagttagatgagctacaattgAAATGTCTACGACATCCACCGTGCTCCCCGGACCTTGCTCCaacagattaccattttttcGGGAATTTGGACAATTTCTTGTATGGAAAAAAATCAAGATACGGCAGTCCAAACCGCCTTCAAATAGTTTATTGATTATCGCCATCATCGGCTTTTTTTGGTAAAG
It encodes:
- the LOC135193639 gene encoding histone-lysine N-methyltransferase SETMAR-like, whose amino-acid sequence is MENMKYRYIYEYEFYRGTSAAETARRIDEGTALVSRPETNAENKELKAIVEANSSQNTSKIAAGVGESDETVLIHLKQIGKVKKLERWQLQIMKKELVANNRDWSITLGYCCFTTTQDHTAHTDHTAQQKNTKLDELQLKCLRHPPCSPDLAPTDYHFFGNLDNFLYGKKSRYGSPNRLQIVY